In Streptomyces sp. NBC_00448, the following are encoded in one genomic region:
- a CDS encoding Fpg/Nei family DNA glycosylase → MPELPEVEALRWFLDDHLVGRTVERVYPLAVNALKTYRPGVADLEGRAFDAVARHGKFLDLAAGDLHLVMHLARAGWVRWNDNLPDAPPRPGKGPLALRVRLAEPAGTGFDVTEFGTQKRLAVYVVHDLAEVPGVARLGPDPLAADFTPEAFARLLAGERRQIKGVLRDQSVIAGIGNAYSDEILHAAKMSPYKLAAKLSGQEAALLYDMIGSTLRDAVERSRGLPLRDLKAEKKSGLRVHGRKGEPCPVCGDTVREVSFSDSALNYCPTCQTGGKPLADRRMSRLLK, encoded by the coding sequence ATGCCTGAATTGCCCGAGGTCGAAGCGCTGCGCTGGTTTCTCGACGACCACCTGGTGGGGCGGACCGTCGAGCGGGTGTACCCGCTGGCGGTGAACGCCCTCAAGACGTACCGCCCGGGGGTCGCGGACCTGGAAGGGCGGGCGTTCGACGCGGTCGCGCGGCACGGCAAGTTCCTCGACCTGGCGGCCGGCGACCTGCACCTGGTGATGCACCTGGCGCGGGCGGGCTGGGTGCGCTGGAACGACAACCTGCCCGACGCGCCGCCCCGGCCCGGCAAGGGGCCGCTGGCGCTGCGGGTACGGCTCGCGGAGCCGGCCGGGACCGGCTTCGACGTGACGGAGTTCGGCACGCAGAAGCGGCTGGCGGTCTACGTGGTGCACGACCTGGCGGAGGTGCCGGGCGTGGCGCGGCTGGGGCCGGACCCGCTGGCGGCGGACTTCACCCCCGAGGCGTTCGCGCGGCTGCTGGCGGGCGAGCGGCGGCAGATCAAGGGGGTGCTGCGCGACCAGAGCGTGATCGCGGGGATCGGCAACGCCTACTCGGACGAGATCCTGCACGCGGCGAAGATGTCGCCGTACAAGCTCGCCGCGAAACTGTCGGGGCAGGAGGCGGCGCTGCTGTACGACATGATCGGCAGCACGCTGCGGGACGCGGTGGAGCGCTCGCGGGGGCTGCCGCTGCGGGATCTGAAGGCCGAGAAGAAGAGCGGGTTGCGGGTGCACGGGCGCAAGGGCGAGCCGTGCCCGGTGTGCGGGGACACCGTTCGCGAGGTGTCGTTCAGCGACTCGGCGCTCAATTACTGCCCGACCTGCCAGACCGGTGGGAAGCCGCTGGCGGACCGGCGGATGTCGCGACTGCTGAAGTAG
- a CDS encoding Gfo/Idh/MocA family protein: MGDVDAAPIRFGIVGSGWRSEFFVRLARALPERLAVAGVVTRSAERAEQVRTAWGVPAYRTVDELLAAEPEFVIPSVPWDVTPGAVRDLVEQGVPVLAETPPAPDAAGLRELWSAVGGARRAATGGDGDSASAADGGALVQVAEQYVLMPGHAARIALVRDGVIGAATSVQLSSTHMYHAMSLIRHTLGVGFGPATVTARAFTAPLADPLSPKGWSDDLTPKDATTTLALIDFGAGRTGLYDFTDNQWWNPLRARRVVVRGSLGEIVDDSVVRMADPRTPVESALVRRRTGTDLNLEGAEVHHISFDGRVVWRNDYVGASLSEDDLAVVDLLCRTGAWVRGEGPEPYPLAEGCQDHLLALAVEESARTGAPVTTAEEAWATA; the protein is encoded by the coding sequence ATGGGTGACGTGGACGCGGCGCCGATACGGTTCGGCATTGTCGGTAGCGGTTGGCGGTCGGAGTTCTTCGTACGGCTCGCCCGGGCACTGCCCGAGCGGCTCGCGGTGGCCGGGGTGGTGACCCGCTCGGCGGAACGGGCCGAGCAGGTCCGCACGGCATGGGGCGTGCCCGCCTACCGTACGGTCGACGAACTGCTCGCGGCCGAACCGGAGTTCGTGATCCCGTCGGTGCCTTGGGACGTGACTCCCGGAGCGGTGCGGGACCTGGTGGAGCAGGGCGTGCCGGTGCTGGCCGAGACGCCGCCGGCGCCGGACGCGGCGGGGCTCCGGGAGTTGTGGAGCGCGGTGGGCGGCGCCCGCCGCGCCGCTACCGGCGGGGACGGGGACTCGGCTTCGGCCGCGGACGGCGGCGCGCTGGTGCAGGTCGCCGAGCAGTACGTGCTGATGCCCGGGCACGCGGCCCGGATCGCCCTCGTCCGCGACGGGGTGATCGGCGCGGCCACCTCGGTCCAGCTCTCCTCCACGCACATGTACCACGCGATGTCCCTGATCCGGCACACCCTCGGCGTCGGCTTCGGGCCGGCGACGGTGACCGCGCGCGCCTTCACCGCACCGCTGGCCGACCCGCTCTCCCCCAAGGGCTGGTCGGACGACCTGACGCCCAAAGACGCGACGACCACCCTCGCCCTGATCGACTTCGGCGCCGGCCGCACCGGCCTGTACGACTTCACCGACAACCAGTGGTGGAACCCGCTGCGCGCCCGCCGGGTCGTCGTCCGCGGCTCGCTCGGCGAGATCGTGGACGACAGCGTGGTGCGGATGGCCGACCCGCGGACCCCGGTGGAGTCCGCGCTGGTCCGCCGCCGCACCGGCACCGACCTCAACCTCGAGGGCGCCGAGGTGCACCACATCTCCTTCGACGGCCGCGTGGTGTGGCGCAACGACTACGTCGGCGCGAGCCTGTCCGAGGACGACCTCGCGGTGGTGGACCTGCTGTGCCGGACCGGCGCCTGGGTGCGCGGCGAGGGGCCCGAGCCCTACCCGCTGGCCGAGGGCTGCCAGGACCACCTGCTCGCCTTGGCCGTCGAGGAGTCCGCGCGCACAGGGGCGCCGGTGACCACCGCGGAGGAGGCGTGGGCCACCGCCTGA
- a CDS encoding response regulator transcription factor, giving the protein MIRVLLTDDQPLIRTGLRVLIADTPDIEVVGEAGDGAEAVALAGQLRPDVAVMDIRMPGMDGIEATRLITGAAGDGTRVLVLTTFDDDEYVYAALRAGASGFLLKDMRLETILDGIRVVAAGDGLIAPAVTRRLIEEFARRAPLAGAPARGPSRGGEADRSGRRREAGHGGPDEPDGQEGQDERLRGITDREREVLTLVGRGMSNTEIAQTLFISVATAKSHVARLFSKLGARDRVQLVIISYETGLVG; this is encoded by the coding sequence ATGATCCGCGTCCTCCTCACCGACGACCAGCCGCTGATCCGCACCGGTCTGCGCGTGCTGATCGCCGACACCCCGGACATCGAGGTCGTGGGGGAGGCGGGTGATGGCGCAGAGGCGGTGGCGCTGGCCGGGCAACTGCGCCCGGACGTCGCCGTGATGGACATCCGCATGCCCGGCATGGACGGTATCGAGGCCACCCGGCTGATCACGGGCGCGGCCGGCGACGGGACACGCGTGCTCGTCCTGACGACGTTCGACGACGACGAGTACGTGTACGCGGCGCTGCGGGCCGGGGCGAGCGGGTTCCTGCTCAAGGACATGCGGCTGGAGACCATCCTCGACGGCATCCGCGTCGTCGCGGCCGGCGACGGGCTGATCGCGCCCGCCGTGACCCGGCGGCTGATCGAGGAGTTCGCCCGGCGGGCGCCACTCGCCGGCGCACCGGCACGAGGACCGTCACGGGGAGGGGAAGCGGATCGGAGCGGGCGGCGCCGGGAGGCCGGGCACGGAGGGCCGGACGAGCCGGACGGGCAAGAGGGGCAGGACGAGCGACTGCGCGGCATCACCGACCGTGAACGGGAGGTGCTGACGCTTGTCGGACGCGGGATGTCCAACACCGAGATCGCGCAGACCCTGTTCATCAGCGTGGCGACGGCCAAGTCCCACGTGGCGCGGCTGTTCTCCAAACTCGGCGCGCGCGACCGGGTCCAGCTGGTGATCATCTCGTATGAGACAGGGCTCGTGGGCTGA
- a CDS encoding sensor histidine kinase: protein METQPAETRKALDAIEATSRETLSGLRRLLGALRETDTDGGEPPRDPAPGLADLGGLVTTTHEVGVRVEVRWKGQRRPLAPDIDLSAFRIVQEAVTNVVRHSGTRDCAITLDYRQDALLVEVVDLGCGGRPSTASGGYGIVGMRERVSLLHGEFSAGPRPGGGFRVAARLPLPAGDAGAVSTAETGGRAGAQERTEPATDTAPAGAAGPAGEECLPVSVTEPASPAGRVRG, encoded by the coding sequence ATGGAGACCCAGCCCGCCGAGACCCGCAAGGCGCTGGACGCCATCGAGGCCACCAGCCGCGAGACCCTGTCCGGCCTGCGCCGCCTGCTCGGGGCACTGCGGGAGACCGACACCGACGGTGGCGAGCCGCCCCGCGACCCGGCGCCGGGCCTCGCCGACCTGGGCGGCCTCGTCACCACCACGCACGAGGTGGGCGTACGCGTCGAGGTCCGCTGGAAGGGGCAACGCCGCCCCCTGGCGCCCGACATCGACCTGTCGGCCTTCCGCATCGTCCAGGAGGCGGTCACCAACGTGGTCAGGCACTCGGGCACCCGCGACTGCGCGATCACCCTCGACTACCGGCAGGACGCGCTGCTGGTGGAGGTGGTCGACCTCGGTTGCGGCGGCCGGCCGTCCACGGCGAGCGGCGGCTACGGCATCGTCGGCATGCGCGAGCGGGTCAGCCTGCTGCACGGCGAGTTCAGCGCGGGCCCGCGGCCGGGCGGCGGCTTCCGGGTGGCGGCGCGGCTGCCGCTGCCGGCGGGTGACGCGGGCGCGGTGTCGACCGCGGAGACCGGTGGCCGCGCGGGTGCGCAGGAGCGTACGGAACCGGCGACGGATACGGCACCTGCCGGTGCTGCCGGTCCCGCGGGCGAGGAGTGCCTGCCCGTGAGCGTCACCGAGCCCGCTTCACCCGCCGGACGGGTTCGCGGATGA
- a CDS encoding histidine kinase, producing MPAASRAPTRTPLLRRPPLGVWVAVFWVMVVLVRSFQRRNELAHLTSLNGNIEDGSLLVTALVTTFVALLVFRLPLAALVVSLSGSVAAIGTGVPETPVVLFLLAAVVIGYITATRSRLMSVAGAVLSCVVVLVSQDNGAVWAALIAITFVAWLVGNTVRQSRTHTEALRRRATQQAVTEERLRIARELHDMVAHSIGIIAIQAASAAA from the coding sequence ATGCCCGCCGCATCCCGTGCTCCGACGCGTACGCCCCTGCTCAGGCGTCCGCCACTGGGCGTGTGGGTGGCCGTCTTCTGGGTGATGGTCGTCCTGGTGCGCAGCTTTCAGCGCCGCAACGAACTGGCCCACCTCACCAGCCTCAACGGCAACATCGAGGACGGCTCGCTCCTCGTCACCGCCCTTGTCACCACCTTCGTCGCCCTGCTGGTCTTCCGGCTGCCACTGGCGGCCCTGGTGGTCTCGCTGTCCGGGTCCGTCGCCGCCATCGGCACCGGCGTGCCCGAGACACCGGTCGTGCTGTTCCTGCTGGCCGCTGTCGTCATCGGCTACATCACCGCGACGCGCTCGCGCCTCATGTCGGTGGCCGGCGCCGTCCTCTCCTGCGTGGTCGTGCTCGTCAGCCAGGACAACGGCGCCGTGTGGGCGGCACTGATCGCCATCACGTTCGTCGCCTGGCTGGTGGGCAACACCGTCCGGCAGAGCCGTACGCACACCGAGGCCCTGCGCCGCCGCGCCACCCAGCAGGCGGTGACCGAGGAGCGGTTGCGGATCGCCCGCGAACTGCACGACATGGTCGCCCACAGCATCGGCATCATCGCCATCCAGGCCGCGTCGGCAGCCGCGTGA
- a CDS encoding ABC transporter ATP-binding protein: MIEATHLTKRYGATVAVDDLSFRVRPGRVTGFLGPNGAGKSTTLRMILGLTAPSGGTVTVDGVPFADRPRGLRHVGALLDAQDVHGGRSAAAHLSALARGNHIPRGRVADVLEEVGLGKAAGRRIGGFSLGMKQRLGIAAALLGEPRVLLFDEPLNGLDLEGVLWVRGLFRRLAAEGRTVLVSSHMMSEIEHTAEQVLVIGRGRLIADEHLAALSGAAHGAAVVSVRTADVAALTALLAEEGATVRQASESEEAVEVSGLPARRIGELAGHHGLTLYELATRSSSLESAFLRLTADSVEYPAGPPAGTEAGHRTGETR, translated from the coding sequence ATGATCGAAGCAACGCACTTGACCAAGCGCTACGGTGCCACGGTCGCCGTCGACGACCTGTCGTTCCGTGTACGTCCGGGACGGGTCACCGGCTTCCTCGGCCCGAACGGGGCCGGGAAGTCCACCACCCTGCGGATGATCCTCGGCCTGACCGCCCCCAGCGGCGGCACCGTCACGGTCGACGGAGTGCCGTTCGCCGACCGCCCGCGCGGGCTGCGGCACGTGGGGGCACTGCTCGACGCCCAGGACGTGCACGGCGGGCGCAGCGCCGCCGCGCACCTGTCGGCGCTGGCACGCGGCAACCACATCCCTCGCGGCAGGGTCGCCGACGTCCTGGAGGAGGTGGGGCTCGGCAAGGCCGCCGGGCGGCGCATCGGCGGCTTCTCGCTGGGCATGAAGCAGCGGCTCGGCATCGCGGCGGCGCTGCTCGGGGAGCCGCGGGTGCTGCTGTTCGACGAGCCCCTCAACGGCCTTGATCTGGAAGGGGTGCTGTGGGTACGCGGCCTGTTCCGCCGGCTCGCCGCGGAGGGCCGCACGGTGCTGGTCTCCAGCCACATGATGAGCGAGATCGAGCACACCGCCGAGCAGGTCCTGGTGATCGGGCGCGGCCGGCTGATCGCCGACGAGCACCTCGCGGCCCTGTCGGGGGCAGCGCACGGGGCCGCGGTCGTCAGCGTGCGCACCGCCGACGTGGCGGCGCTGACGGCACTGCTGGCGGAGGAGGGCGCGACAGTTCGGCAGGCGTCCGAGTCCGAGGAGGCGGTCGAGGTGTCGGGGCTGCCCGCCCGCCGGATCGGCGAACTCGCCGGGCACCACGGCCTCACGCTCTACGAACTGGCCACCAGGTCGTCGTCGTTGGAGAGCGCCTTCCTGCGGTTGACCGCCGACAGCGTCGAGTACCCGGCGGGGCCACCGGCCGGGACCGAGGCCGGGCACCGGACGGGAGAGACCCGATGA
- a CDS encoding ABC transporter permease: MSSASPAVSGDPLLSADGGGPRPRFTDLVAAEWIKLRSLRSTYWVLASCVVVAVVVNLNAVRSDFTYIDHPPPPMPGRGPVTYDPIFHGLNQISADLVMLAAAVVGAITVFGEYATGMVRTTFAAVPDRRAVALAKLVVVTAVTLVMGTTVSTVSFFGSNAMLASRHVGLSITDPGCVRCVAAYALIAPVCALLGMALGAVFRHATASVVAVVALLFLVPLLFGGDRYKLLRQIGNTLPGDAQSRLVANPAAPIDFGKYPASVHGSWIALAAWAVVSGVVAVVVIRRRDV; this comes from the coding sequence ATGAGTTCAGCGTCCCCTGCCGTGTCCGGTGATCCGCTCCTCTCGGCGGACGGGGGCGGGCCCCGACCCCGGTTCACCGACCTCGTCGCCGCCGAGTGGATCAAGCTGCGGTCGCTGCGGTCGACGTACTGGGTGCTCGCGTCGTGCGTCGTGGTCGCCGTCGTGGTCAACCTCAACGCCGTCCGCTCCGACTTCACCTACATCGACCACCCGCCGCCACCGATGCCGGGCCGCGGGCCGGTGACGTACGACCCGATCTTCCACGGCCTGAACCAGATCTCCGCCGACCTGGTGATGCTCGCGGCGGCCGTGGTCGGCGCGATCACCGTGTTCGGCGAGTACGCGACCGGCATGGTCCGTACGACGTTCGCGGCGGTGCCCGACCGGCGGGCGGTGGCGCTCGCGAAACTGGTCGTGGTCACCGCGGTCACGCTGGTGATGGGGACGACGGTGTCCACGGTGTCCTTCTTCGGCAGCAACGCGATGCTGGCCTCGCGCCATGTCGGCCTGTCGATCACCGATCCCGGGTGCGTACGCTGTGTCGCCGCGTATGCGCTGATCGCGCCCGTGTGTGCGCTGCTCGGCATGGCACTGGGCGCTGTGTTCCGCCACGCGACCGCCTCCGTCGTCGCGGTGGTGGCGCTGCTGTTCCTGGTGCCGCTGCTGTTCGGGGGCGACCGCTACAAGCTGCTGCGGCAGATCGGGAACACGCTTCCGGGCGACGCGCAGAGTCGACTGGTCGCCAATCCGGCGGCGCCGATCGACTTCGGGAAGTACCCGGCGTCGGTGCACGGTTCGTGGATCGCACTGGCGGCGTGGGCGGTCGTCTCTGGGGTCGTCGCCGTGGTGGTGATACGGCGTCGCGACGTCTGA
- a CDS encoding type B 50S ribosomal protein L31: protein MKPAIHPAYRPVVFRDRASGHAFLTRSTLTTDRTVEWSDGRAYPVFDVEVSSASHPFYTGTQRVMDSAGRVERFNRRYGHAAPEER, encoded by the coding sequence ATGAAGCCTGCGATCCACCCCGCCTACCGCCCCGTCGTCTTCCGCGACCGCGCCTCCGGCCACGCCTTCCTGACCCGCTCCACGCTCACCACCGACCGCACCGTCGAGTGGAGCGACGGCCGTGCCTACCCCGTCTTCGACGTGGAGGTCTCGTCGGCGAGCCACCCGTTCTACACGGGCACCCAGCGCGTCATGGACTCCGCCGGCCGCGTCGAGCGGTTCAACCGCCGCTACGGTCACGCGGCACCCGAAGAGCGGTGA
- the rpmG gene encoding 50S ribosomal protein L33 translates to MARNELRPVVKLRSTAGTGYTYVTRKNRRSDPDRMTLRKYDPVVGRHVDFREER, encoded by the coding sequence ATGGCCAGAAACGAACTGCGTCCCGTCGTCAAACTGCGGTCCACCGCGGGCACCGGCTACACCTACGTGACCCGCAAGAACCGCCGGAGCGACCCCGACCGCATGACCCTCCGCAAGTACGACCCCGTCGTGGGTCGACACGTCGACTTCCGTGAGGAGCGCTGA
- a CDS encoding ABC transporter ATP-binding protein produces the protein MTVDAPPIPPQSAAPSPAAPPPAAPAVEWPSSRALLWGALRARRRDLVAASALYSSHQLGESMVPVLVGATVSQAVAGGSRWAIALWLGVLAADFVLLSLSYRFGARASMRAKQHTGHVVRMWVTERVLRPTGGIRLAPGDLLTRAASDAGRVGAFAGIVAQTVAAVAVLAVSTALLLWFSLPLGAVILLGTALLLVVQDRVARRLRRHSGTEQHEAGQAAVLAEDLVRGMRVLKGIGAERTAAEQYGRASRAALGASLRAVSSQSLLSAVGTAFTGAYLTVIAGVGGWLTLSGRMGLGEFVAALGLARFVVGPMQVVSGASAAYARAVASAGRVLEVVGMREEVRDGFLPGEWAEGQGARVVVAGVEVGGFAGVSFEAERGELTGLVVDVPGLAGRIPGLLVREGEPGAGRIEIGGKEVGEVPLEELRARVLVSPHDAVLFPGTIAENIALLAPDPKAAERGTRAAFADQVIDTVPGGAQAPVGDRGESLSGGQRQRVALARALAAAPPVLVLHDPTTAVDAATEDRIAGRLRELRARDGLTSLLVTTSPALLSRCDRVFFLHAAVPEEVAAAGRGGDGAAAEGRTTGGPTGPGGTGVADGGAVRPRGKDRDTGDPGPEGEGSPPGPAVTLLTADSGTHAGLMRDNAAYRELLTR, from the coding sequence GTGACAGTCGACGCCCCACCGATACCGCCGCAATCGGCCGCTCCCTCTCCCGCCGCGCCCCCGCCGGCGGCACCCGCGGTCGAGTGGCCGTCGTCGCGCGCGCTGCTGTGGGGTGCGCTGCGGGCGCGGCGTCGGGACCTGGTGGCCGCGTCGGCGCTCTACAGCTCGCACCAGCTCGGCGAGTCGATGGTGCCGGTGCTGGTCGGCGCGACGGTGAGCCAGGCCGTCGCGGGTGGCAGCCGGTGGGCGATCGCGCTGTGGCTGGGTGTGCTCGCCGCGGACTTCGTGCTGCTGTCGCTGTCGTACCGCTTCGGCGCGCGGGCGAGCATGCGGGCCAAGCAGCACACCGGGCACGTGGTGCGCATGTGGGTGACGGAGCGGGTGCTGCGCCCCACCGGCGGTATACGGCTCGCCCCCGGCGACCTGCTCACCCGCGCGGCGAGCGACGCCGGCCGGGTCGGCGCGTTCGCCGGGATCGTCGCGCAGACGGTGGCGGCGGTGGCGGTGCTCGCGGTCTCCACGGCGCTGCTGCTGTGGTTCTCGCTGCCGCTGGGAGCGGTGATCCTGCTCGGCACGGCGCTGCTGCTGGTCGTGCAGGACCGGGTCGCGCGGCGGTTGCGGCGGCACAGCGGAACCGAGCAGCACGAGGCCGGGCAGGCCGCGGTGCTCGCGGAGGACCTGGTGCGCGGGATGCGCGTGCTCAAGGGAATCGGGGCGGAGCGGACCGCGGCGGAACAGTACGGGCGGGCCAGCCGGGCCGCGTTGGGGGCGTCGCTGCGGGCGGTGTCGTCGCAGTCGCTGCTGTCGGCGGTGGGAACGGCTTTCACCGGCGCGTACTTGACGGTGATCGCGGGAGTGGGCGGGTGGCTCACACTTTCGGGTCGAATGGGTTTGGGGGAGTTTGTGGCGGCTTTGGGATTGGCAAGATTCGTGGTGGGACCGATGCAGGTGGTCTCGGGGGCGAGCGCGGCGTATGCGCGGGCGGTGGCGTCGGCGGGGCGGGTGCTCGAGGTCGTGGGGATGCGGGAGGAAGTGCGGGACGGCTTTCTCCCGGGTGAGTGGGCGGAGGGACAGGGGGCGCGGGTTGTGGTGGCGGGAGTCGAGGTCGGTGGGTTCGCGGGGGTGTCGTTCGAGGCTGAGCGTGGGGAGTTGACGGGGCTGGTGGTCGATGTGCCCGGGTTGGCCGGGCGGATTCCGGGGTTGCTGGTGCGGGAGGGCGAGCCCGGGGCGGGACGGATCGAGATCGGTGGAAAGGAGGTGGGCGAGGTGCCGTTGGAGGAGTTGCGGGCACGGGTGCTGGTGTCGCCGCATGATGCCGTGCTGTTCCCGGGCACCATCGCGGAGAACATCGCGCTGCTCGCGCCCGACCCGAAGGCCGCGGAGCGCGGCACCCGGGCGGCGTTCGCGGACCAGGTGATCGACACGGTGCCTGGTGGCGCGCAGGCGCCCGTAGGAGACCGCGGGGAGAGCCTGTCCGGCGGGCAGCGGCAGCGCGTCGCCCTCGCCCGCGCTCTGGCGGCGGCCCCGCCGGTGCTGGTGCTGCACGACCCGACCACGGCCGTGGACGCGGCGACGGAGGACCGTATCGCCGGCCGCCTGCGCGAGTTGCGGGCACGCGACGGACTGACCTCGCTGCTGGTCACCACCAGCCCCGCGCTGCTCTCCCGCTGCGACCGGGTGTTCTTCCTGCACGCCGCCGTGCCGGAGGAGGTGGCGGCAGCCGGCCGCGGAGGGGACGGCGCCGCGGCGGAAGGCCGTACCACGGGGGGCCCGACCGGCCCCGGCGGCACGGGAGTTGCCGACGGCGGTGCCGTACGACCGCGCGGCAAGGATCGCGACACTGGCGACCCCGGCCCCGAGGGCGAGGGGTCGCCGCCCGGCCCGGCCGTCACCCTGCTCACCGCGGACAGCGGCACCCATGCCGGCCTGATGCGGGACAACGCCGCCTACCGTGAGTTGCTGACCCGGTGA
- a CDS encoding ABC transporter ATP-binding protein → MSAAGSTVDPATGPAAAPAADRPLLPVADGRRTRGYLRAALRRRRLLLAATTAVMVAESALGLVGPIAIGWVTQAVVDGRGTSAVIGPVALLAAAAVLGAPATWASNVLLARVVLPEVADLREEVVGTALALPVDTVEAGGSGDLVSRVSGDVERVTEAAQGGFGSFVTAALAILATLVGLASLDWRFAIAGLLAVPLQAHTLRWYLRTSRPIYAAGRTAEGHRTSALLGAFAALPTVRALRLGGRQYTRVEDASLAAAEYEFKATRTATRFFGRLNVAEFIGLGAILLAASVLVRSGTASVGAATTAALFFVGLFDPINAVLGAFDSVQQAAAGLARLIGVLDAAPAKAAAVAGNAPDSAAEPSSKSGPTPAPAPAPAPAPAPAPSVPATGVRPGEGAGQKSRSGRGPVLGLDGADFGYGDRPDVIHDVSVRIEPGRHVAVVGTTGSGKSTVATLLAGLRTPRRGTATLDGVPLAGLSPAELHRRVALVTQETHLFAGTVAANIRLARPDASDAEVTAALEAVGATGWVDALPDGAATVIGAGGHHLAPSQAQHLALARLFLLDPEVVVLDEATAEGGSDSARLLDTAAATVLRGRSALLVAHRLSQTATADTILVMEGGRVTEQGTHEALRAAGGTYAALWDAWSRPS, encoded by the coding sequence GTGAGCGCCGCCGGTTCCACCGTTGACCCCGCCACCGGCCCGGCCGCCGCACCCGCCGCCGACCGGCCGCTGCTCCCGGTCGCCGACGGCCGCCGCACCCGCGGGTATCTGCGCGCCGCGCTCCGCCGACGCCGTCTGCTGCTCGCGGCGACCACGGCCGTGATGGTCGCCGAGAGCGCGCTCGGCCTCGTCGGCCCGATCGCCATCGGATGGGTGACGCAGGCGGTCGTGGACGGCCGCGGCACCTCCGCGGTGATCGGACCGGTGGCCCTGCTCGCCGCCGCGGCGGTCCTGGGCGCGCCGGCCACCTGGGCATCGAACGTCCTGCTCGCCCGCGTCGTGCTGCCCGAAGTGGCAGACCTGCGTGAGGAGGTGGTCGGCACCGCGCTCGCCCTCCCGGTGGACACGGTGGAGGCGGGCGGCAGCGGCGACCTCGTCTCGCGCGTCTCCGGCGACGTGGAGCGCGTCACCGAAGCGGCGCAGGGCGGATTCGGGAGTTTCGTGACCGCGGCCCTCGCCATCCTGGCCACCCTGGTCGGACTGGCCTCCCTGGACTGGCGGTTCGCGATCGCCGGGCTGCTCGCGGTGCCGCTGCAGGCGCACACCCTGCGCTGGTACCTGCGCACGTCACGCCCGATCTACGCGGCCGGCCGCACCGCCGAGGGCCACCGCACCTCCGCTCTCCTGGGCGCCTTCGCCGCGCTGCCGACCGTGCGGGCACTGCGGCTCGGCGGCCGCCAGTACACCCGCGTCGAGGACGCGTCCCTCGCCGCGGCGGAGTACGAGTTCAAGGCCACCCGCACCGCCACGCGCTTCTTCGGGCGGCTCAACGTCGCGGAGTTCATCGGCCTCGGCGCGATCCTGCTCGCCGCGTCCGTACTGGTGCGGTCCGGCACGGCGAGCGTCGGCGCCGCGACCACGGCCGCCCTCTTCTTCGTGGGGCTCTTCGACCCGATCAACGCGGTGCTCGGCGCGTTCGACAGCGTGCAGCAGGCGGCGGCCGGGCTGGCCCGCCTGATCGGGGTCCTCGACGCGGCGCCCGCGAAGGCGGCAGCGGTGGCGGGGAACGCACCGGATTCCGCGGCGGAGCCCTCGTCGAAGTCCGGGCCGACGCCCGCACCCGCACCCGCACCCGCACCCGCACCCGCACCCGCACCAAGTGTTCCGGCGACGGGAGTTCGGCCGGGCGAGGGGGCGGGACAGAAGTCGCGGTCCGGGCGGGGGCCCGTCCTCGGGCTCGACGGCGCGGACTTCGGCTACGGCGACCGGCCGGACGTCATTCACGACGTGAGCGTGCGCATCGAGCCGGGTCGGCATGTGGCGGTCGTGGGCACCACCGGCTCCGGCAAGTCCACGGTGGCCACGCTGCTGGCGGGGCTCCGTACGCCCCGGCGCGGCACCGCGACGCTGGACGGGGTGCCGCTCGCCGGCCTCTCCCCCGCCGAGCTGCACCGCAGGGTGGCCCTCGTCACCCAGGAGACCCACCTGTTCGCCGGCACCGTCGCCGCCAACATACGGTTGGCGCGGCCCGACGCGTCCGACGCGGAGGTCACCGCCGCCCTCGAGGCGGTCGGCGCGACCGGATGGGTCGACGCGCTGCCCGACGGCGCCGCCACCGTGATCGGCGCCGGCGGCCACCACCTCGCCCCCAGCCAGGCCCAACACCTCGCCCTGGCCCGGTTGTTCCTGCTCGACCCGGAGGTGGTCGTGCTCGACGAGGCCACGGCCGAAGGCGGCAGTGACTCGGCACGGCTGCTCGACACCGCCGCCGCCACGGTTCTGCGCGGGCGCAGCGCCCTCCTCGTCGCCCACCGGCTCTCGCAGACCGCCACCGCCGACACGATCCTCGTCATGGAAGGGGGTCGGGTGACCGAACAGGGCACCCACGAGGCGCTGCGCGCGGCCGGCGGAACGTACGCGGCCCTGTGGGACGCCTGGTCGCGCCCCAGCTGA